One window from the genome of Engraulis encrasicolus isolate BLACKSEA-1 chromosome 16, IST_EnEncr_1.0, whole genome shotgun sequence encodes:
- the zgc:110269 gene encoding probable flap endonuclease 1 homolog, producing MGITKLADLIRSDAPRAISHKDISDYTGKVIALDTSIVLNQFRTALPSLHLSPLTGLFFRTLTFLEHDIKPVYVMEGRPPEQKRAVLERRAQNEGRTFYPHTNGVSSKTQDYMQLLKLMGVPVLMAPGDAEAFCAHLVKSGKVDAVASEDMDTLAFGGSVLLRQLNAKKDGDVIEYSLSKILEALQLSQEEFVDLCILLGCDYCEKIGGLGPRRALSLIQKHRTIECVAKNVNRKTHPIPHFWNYQEARGLFLDSLLDQTPQLVWNEPDEEGLVRFLCQEKHIKEQRVRSRMEKFRKSLEEKRTTREETKAETCRQTRMEDFFRVTRKRKPVEPVMTSTGKQARRT from the exons ATGGGCATAACAAAGCTGGCAGATCTCATTCGAAGTGATGCACCCAGAGCAATATCTCACAAAGACATTAGCGACTACACAG GCAAGGTTATCGCTTTGGATACGTCCATTGTTTTGAATCAGTTCCGTACTGCACTCCCTTCACTACATTTGAG CCCACTGACTGGCTTGTTCTTTCGAACTCTTACGTTCCTGGAGCATGATATTAAACCAGTGTACGTAATGGAAGGGAGACCCCCTGAACAAAAAAGAGCTGTG TTGGAAAGAAGAGCCCAGAATGAAGGCAGGACATTCTATCCGCACACTAATGGAG TTTCATCTAAGACACAAGATTATATGCAACTCCTTAAACTCATGGGTGTACCTGTTCTCATG GCCCCAGGAGATGCAGAGGCGTTCTGTGCACATCTTGTAAAGAGTGGGAAAGTGGATGCTGTGGCATCGGAGGACATGGACACACTAGCCTTTGGGGGGTCTGTTCTCCTTCGTCAATTAAATGCTAAGAAAGACGG TGATGTCATCGAATACTCCTTGTCCAAGATATTAGAAGCTCTACAACTTAGCCAGGAAGAG TTTGTTGACTTGTGCATCCTGTTGGGATGTGACTACTGTGAGAAGATTGGGGGCCTTGGGCCCAGGCGAGCTTTATCACTAATCCAAAAACATCGGACCATTGAATGTGTGGCGAAGAATGTGAATAGAAAG ACGCATCCTATCCCCCACTTCTGGAATTATCAAGAAGCCCGGGGCCTCTTCCTTGACAGCCTGCTGGATCAAACACCACAGTTGGTCTGGAATGAACCTGATGAGGAGGGCTTGGTACGGTTCCTGTGCCAGGAGAAACATATTAA AGAGCAAAGAGTCCGTAGTCGGATGGAGAAGTTTCGAAAGTCTCTTGAGGAGAAACGAACTACAAGAGAGGAAACCAAAGcagagacatgcagacagacacgaATGGAAGACTTCTTCCGTGTGACACGGAAGCGCAAG ccaGTGGAACCTGTGATGACCAGCACAGGAAAACAAGCGAGGAGGACATAG